In a single window of the Mesorhizobium shangrilense genome:
- a CDS encoding DUF983 domain-containing protein — translation MMDDKATWPPVEPIAAGLKGRCPRCGEGRLFSGFLTVAKRCGVCGLENDFADAGDGPAVFVMLIMGFVVVGLALWLELSYAPPLWLHFLLWIPLAIVLCLVPLRLMKGVLITLQYANKAAEGRLDRGHDR, via the coding sequence CTGATGGACGACAAAGCGACCTGGCCACCCGTGGAGCCGATCGCGGCTGGCCTGAAGGGCCGTTGTCCGCGCTGCGGGGAGGGCCGTCTGTTCTCGGGCTTCCTGACGGTTGCCAAGCGTTGCGGGGTCTGCGGCCTGGAGAACGATTTTGCGGACGCCGGCGACGGGCCGGCGGTCTTCGTCATGCTGATCATGGGCTTCGTCGTGGTCGGACTCGCCTTGTGGCTGGAACTCAGCTACGCGCCGCCCCTCTGGCTGCATTTCCTGCTCTGGATACCTCTGGCGATTGTCCTTTGCCTGGTGCCGCTGCGCCTCATGAAAGGCGTCCTCATCACGCTGCAATATGCCAACAAGGCCGCCGAGGGGCGGCTGGATCGCGGCCATGACAGGTAG
- a CDS encoding homoserine kinase produces the protein MAVYTDITEVELGEFLRQYEVGDLLSYKGIAEGSENSNFLLHTSKASFILTLYEKRVEKNDLPFFLGLMEHLAKKGISCPLPVHRRDGQVIGTLAGRPAALITFLEGMWLRRPTARHCGEVGSALAGLHIAGRDFPLSRPNALAFEGWRALWDGARERAHEVEPSLQGEMDEDFRVLAQSWPADLPSGVIHADLFPDNVFFLGDRLSGLIDFYFACNDLYAYDLATCLNAWCFEKDGSFNLTKGQALLAGYQSVRPLTAEEAAALPVLARGSALRFTLTRLYDWLTIPDGALVQKRDPMEFVRKLRFHRSIRSAAEYGLA, from the coding sequence GTGGCCGTCTACACCGACATCACCGAGGTCGAACTCGGCGAGTTCCTCCGGCAGTACGAGGTCGGCGACCTGCTCTCCTACAAGGGCATCGCCGAGGGTTCGGAAAATTCCAACTTCCTCCTTCACACGTCGAAAGCCTCTTTCATCCTGACGCTCTACGAGAAGCGGGTCGAGAAGAACGACCTTCCCTTCTTCCTCGGACTGATGGAGCATCTGGCGAAGAAGGGCATCTCCTGCCCGCTTCCCGTGCATCGCCGTGACGGACAGGTTATCGGCACGCTGGCCGGCCGTCCGGCCGCGCTGATCACGTTCCTGGAAGGCATGTGGCTTCGTCGGCCGACGGCCAGGCATTGCGGCGAGGTCGGCAGCGCGCTCGCCGGACTGCACATTGCCGGCCGCGATTTCCCTCTCTCCCGGCCCAATGCGCTTGCCTTCGAGGGCTGGCGCGCGCTGTGGGATGGGGCGCGCGAACGTGCGCATGAAGTGGAGCCCAGCCTTCAGGGCGAGATGGACGAGGACTTTCGCGTGCTGGCGCAGAGCTGGCCGGCGGACCTGCCGTCGGGCGTCATCCATGCCGATCTCTTCCCGGACAATGTATTCTTCCTCGGCGACCGGCTTTCGGGTCTGATCGATTTCTACTTCGCCTGCAACGATCTCTACGCCTATGACCTGGCGACTTGTCTCAACGCGTGGTGCTTCGAGAAGGACGGATCCTTCAACCTGACCAAGGGGCAGGCACTGCTCGCGGGCTATCAATCCGTGCGTCCGCTGACGGCTGAGGAGGCGGCGGCGCTGCCGGTTCTGGCGCGCGGCTCGGCGCTGCGCTTCACGCTGACCCGCCTCTACGACTGGCTGACGATTCCCGACGGCGCCCTGGTCCAGAAGCGCGATCCGATGGAGTTCGTGCGCAAGCTTCGTTTCCATCGCAGCATCCGCTCGGCGGCAGAGTACGGACTGGCATGA
- a CDS encoding peroxiredoxin — MTISVGEKLPDATFKTITPDGAKDLTTADIFAGKKVVLFGVPGAFTPTCNNNHLPGYLENHEALLARGVDTIAVVATNDHHVMGAWARFTGGEGKILYLADGNGDFITKVGLDADFTAHGMGLRSKRFSMIVDDGKVVAVNVETKPGVNESGAAHMLEQLGA, encoded by the coding sequence ATGACGATTTCCGTAGGCGAGAAACTGCCGGACGCCACCTTCAAGACCATCACGCCTGATGGCGCCAAGGACCTGACGACGGCCGACATCTTCGCCGGCAAGAAAGTGGTGCTGTTCGGCGTACCGGGCGCATTTACGCCGACCTGCAACAACAACCACCTGCCCGGCTATCTTGAGAACCACGAGGCGCTCCTCGCACGCGGCGTCGACACCATCGCCGTGGTGGCGACGAACGACCATCACGTGATGGGCGCCTGGGCACGCTTCACCGGCGGCGAAGGCAAGATCCTCTACCTCGCCGACGGCAATGGCGACTTCATCACGAAGGTCGGGCTGGACGCTGATTTCACCGCCCATGGCATGGGCCTTCGCTCCAAGCGCTTCTCGATGATCGTCGACGACGGAAAGGTCGTTGCCGTCAATGTCGAGACCAAGCCCGGCGTCAACGAATCCGGCGCGGCGCACATGCTGGAGCAGCTGGGAGCCTAG
- a CDS encoding cytochrome c oxidase assembly protein yields MNNPTPVTDPKTRQSNRVMAGACVAFFAGMVGMAYAAVPLYDLFCRVTGYGGTTQRVDQYSDRILDRDITIRFDANVSGGLPWEFKPVQRDVTVKIGETAQIAYEAKNVFSTPSAGRATFNVTPQLAGAYFNKVECFCFTDTTLKPGETMDMPVVFYVDPDIVDLPDLKNIKTITLSYTFFPIDGAKPVADAPAAVEGGDAIKAGKSIGG; encoded by the coding sequence ATGAACAATCCGACCCCCGTTACCGATCCAAAGACGCGCCAGTCGAACCGCGTCATGGCGGGCGCATGCGTCGCGTTCTTCGCCGGCATGGTCGGCATGGCCTACGCGGCGGTGCCGCTCTACGACCTGTTCTGCCGGGTTACCGGCTATGGCGGCACAACGCAGCGCGTCGACCAGTATTCCGACCGCATCCTGGATCGGGACATCACGATCCGCTTCGACGCCAACGTTTCGGGTGGCCTGCCTTGGGAGTTCAAGCCGGTTCAGCGCGACGTGACGGTCAAGATCGGCGAGACGGCGCAGATCGCCTACGAGGCCAAGAACGTCTTCAGCACGCCGTCAGCCGGCCGCGCGACATTCAATGTGACCCCGCAGCTGGCGGGCGCATACTTCAACAAGGTCGAGTGCTTCTGTTTCACGGACACGACGCTGAAGCCCGGCGAGACGATGGACATGCCGGTCGTGTTCTACGTCGATCCGGACATCGTCGATTTGCCGGACCTGAAGAACATCAAGACAATCACACTGTCCTACACATTCTTCCCGATCGACGGCGCCAAGCCCGTCGCCGACGCGCCTGCGGCGGTGGAAGGGGGGGACGCAATCAAGGCCGGTAAGAGCATCGGGGGCTAA
- a CDS encoding SURF1 family protein, with product MTGRGGSEAEKASQPLGWRSYAVAAVCLAILLALGTWQVERLQWKEGLLATIETRRTSEPLSLPEVEARFAETADVDYQPVRVAGAFLHDREQHFLATWKGGAGFYVYTPLELADGHVALVNRGFVPYDRKEAATRTEGQVAGEVTVTGLARNPLSGKPSSLVPDNEPAKNVFYWKDLTAMAANAGLDPTKVVPFFIDADATPNPGGLPEGGVTMFDLPNNHLQYAVTWYGLAGALVAVFGVLAWRRRAAARP from the coding sequence ATGACAGGTAGGGGCGGCTCGGAAGCCGAGAAGGCCAGTCAGCCGCTTGGCTGGCGCAGCTATGCAGTCGCCGCGGTTTGCCTGGCCATCCTCCTTGCACTCGGCACCTGGCAGGTCGAGCGCCTGCAATGGAAGGAAGGTCTGCTGGCGACGATAGAGACGCGTCGCACCTCCGAACCTTTGTCGCTGCCCGAGGTCGAGGCGCGGTTCGCCGAAACGGCGGACGTCGACTACCAGCCGGTTCGCGTCGCCGGGGCGTTCCTCCATGATCGGGAACAGCATTTTCTTGCCACCTGGAAGGGAGGTGCGGGCTTCTACGTCTACACGCCGCTCGAGTTGGCGGACGGCCACGTCGCGCTGGTCAATCGCGGGTTCGTGCCCTACGACCGGAAGGAAGCGGCGACACGCACCGAGGGGCAGGTTGCGGGAGAGGTGACGGTCACGGGATTGGCCCGCAATCCTCTCTCCGGCAAGCCGTCGTCGCTGGTGCCCGACAACGAGCCTGCAAAGAACGTGTTTTACTGGAAGGATCTGACCGCCATGGCTGCGAATGCCGGGCTCGATCCGACCAAGGTTGTTCCATTCTTCATCGATGCTGACGCCACGCCCAATCCCGGTGGGCTGCCCGAAGGCGGTGTCACCATGTTCGATCTTCCGAACAATCACCTGCAGTACGCGGTGACCTGGTACGGGCTGGCCGGCGCGCTGGTCGCGGTGTTCGGTGTGCTGGCGTGGCGGCGTCGCGCGGCGGCGCGCCCTTGA
- a CDS encoding YqgE/AlgH family protein → MDLLRRKTSAGARGFLDDHFLIAMPGMKDDRFARSVIYVCAHSEEGAMGLIINQAQKMRFPDLIVQLGIMKEHEVIRLPATARDFVVRNGGPVDRSRGFVLHSDDYRVESSLPVSEEICLTATVDILRAISTGRGPRHALMALGYAGWGAGQLESEIAENGWLTCPADMGMLFDADIERKYDRILASIGIDLAHLSVSAGHA, encoded by the coding sequence ATGGATCTGTTGCGGCGAAAGACCTCGGCGGGCGCCCGGGGTTTTCTGGACGACCACTTCCTCATCGCCATGCCCGGCATGAAGGATGACCGCTTCGCTCGCTCTGTGATCTACGTCTGCGCGCATAGTGAAGAAGGCGCCATGGGGCTGATCATCAACCAGGCCCAGAAGATGCGGTTCCCCGATCTCATCGTGCAACTCGGCATCATGAAAGAGCACGAGGTGATCCGGCTCCCGGCCACGGCGCGCGATTTCGTCGTGCGAAACGGCGGCCCTGTCGACCGCAGCCGCGGTTTTGTCCTTCACTCCGACGATTATCGCGTGGAATCCTCGCTGCCCGTATCCGAGGAGATCTGCCTCACCGCCACCGTGGACATTTTGCGGGCCATCTCGACCGGGCGCGGCCCGCGTCACGCGCTGATGGCTCTGGGCTATGCCGGTTGGGGCGCCGGGCAGCTTGAGAGCGAGATCGCCGAGAACGGCTGGCTGACGTGCCCCGCCGACATGGGCATGCTGTTCGACGCAGACATCGAGCGCAAATACGACCGCATCCTCGCTTCGATCGGCATCGATCTGGCGCATCTCAGCGTTTCCGCCGGCCACGCCTGA
- a CDS encoding EAL domain-containing protein, protein MILTAGGASAVEAIKISRDDVALDLSGALEIHRNQGENFQVSTAPGPDGIVRRIEVEANKDRSSGDWAVFALANTTDQQLDRLIVTPHFRLVGSGLFWPDLGASRIAAITPSEGFALDRQASPDSDVFLVTLNPGTVITFVAELASPKLPQVYLWDPESYKDTVNSYTLYRGIVIGIAGLLALFLTILFVVKGTSMFPATAALAWAVLAYISVDFGFLNKLIAISPGSEQIWRAGTEVALAGSLVVFLFAYLNLNRWHGHFSYGAVVWVLGLLAIAGVAVIDPAVAAGLARVSFAGTAVIGLMLIVYLGIRSYDRAVMLIPSWMMVMVWVLGSWLAITGSLDNDIVQPALGGGLVLIILLIGFTVMQHAFAGGALNHGLFSDLERQALAIVGSGDTVWDWDVVRDRVVTRPDISVQLGLAPNSLGGPARNWLPVLHTDDRDTFRTTLDVVLEHRRGKVAQNFRLRGSDGHYHWFALRARPVVGSDGEVIRCVGTLVDVTEQKKAEERLLHDAVHDNLTGLPSRELFMNRLDAVVSIARSEDTVRPTIFVIDIDRFKQVNDGLGISAGDTILLTIARRLHRLLKPRDSLCRMGGDQFALMLLSEQDPARIASVAEAVKKAIQTPITFAKREIVLTASIGLISWTAAGSTAEELVKDAELAMHQAKRFGGDRIEPFRPAFRTVGTDRLQLESDLRRAVERKEITLAYQPIVRLEDRTVAGFEALLRWEHPRRGMIPPSDFIPVAENCGLIVQLGLFAMQQGAEDLALWQKQTTDVPLFLSVNLSSRQLLRRDLVSDVRSVVARANLKPRSFRLELTESLVMENPEQATHVLNRLKKLGIGLSLDDFGTGYSSLSYLTRFPFDTIKIDKSFLDDKTPKRTVLVRSMVNMAHELGLSVVVEGVADENDALELRQMGCEYGQSFLFGAPINADAALKLLKDQYQPADT, encoded by the coding sequence ATGATCTTGACGGCCGGCGGGGCCTCAGCCGTCGAGGCGATCAAGATCTCGCGGGACGACGTTGCGCTCGACCTTTCCGGCGCCCTCGAGATCCACCGGAACCAGGGCGAGAACTTCCAGGTGTCCACCGCGCCCGGCCCCGACGGCATCGTGCGCCGCATCGAGGTGGAAGCGAACAAGGATCGTTCGAGCGGCGACTGGGCGGTATTCGCCCTGGCCAACACCACGGACCAGCAGCTCGACCGGCTGATCGTCACTCCGCACTTCCGGCTGGTAGGATCCGGCCTCTTCTGGCCCGACCTCGGCGCCAGCCGCATCGCGGCGATCACGCCCAGCGAGGGCTTTGCGCTCGACCGCCAGGCGAGCCCGGATTCCGACGTCTTCCTGGTCACGCTCAACCCGGGCACGGTGATCACGTTCGTCGCCGAACTCGCGTCGCCTAAGCTGCCGCAGGTCTACCTGTGGGACCCGGAATCCTACAAGGACACGGTCAACTCCTATACGCTGTACCGCGGCATCGTCATCGGCATCGCCGGCCTGCTGGCGCTGTTCCTGACCATCCTTTTCGTCGTCAAGGGCACCTCGATGTTCCCGGCAACGGCGGCACTCGCCTGGGCGGTGCTGGCGTATATCAGCGTCGACTTCGGCTTCCTCAACAAGTTGATCGCCATTTCGCCCGGCAGCGAGCAGATCTGGCGGGCTGGCACGGAGGTGGCGCTTGCGGGATCGCTAGTGGTGTTCCTGTTCGCCTATCTCAATCTCAATCGATGGCACGGCCATTTCAGCTACGGCGCGGTGGTCTGGGTGCTCGGTCTCCTGGCCATCGCCGGCGTGGCCGTCATCGATCCGGCCGTGGCGGCGGGATTGGCGCGCGTCTCGTTCGCGGGCACCGCCGTCATCGGCCTGATGCTCATCGTCTATCTCGGCATCCGCAGCTACGACCGCGCCGTGATGCTCATCCCCAGCTGGATGATGGTCATGGTCTGGGTGCTCGGGTCGTGGCTCGCCATCACGGGCTCGCTCGACAACGACATCGTCCAGCCGGCGCTGGGCGGCGGCCTGGTTCTGATTATCCTTTTGATCGGCTTCACCGTGATGCAGCACGCCTTTGCCGGCGGCGCGCTCAACCACGGCCTGTTCAGCGATCTCGAACGCCAGGCGCTGGCGATCGTCGGCTCCGGAGACACCGTGTGGGACTGGGACGTGGTGCGCGACCGCGTCGTCACCCGGCCGGACATCAGCGTGCAGCTGGGCTTGGCGCCGAACAGTCTGGGCGGCCCGGCGCGCAACTGGCTGCCGGTCCTCCACACGGACGACCGCGACACCTTCCGCACCACCCTCGACGTCGTGCTCGAACACAGGCGCGGCAAGGTCGCCCAGAACTTCCGGCTGCGCGGCTCCGACGGGCATTACCACTGGTTCGCGCTGCGGGCGCGGCCAGTCGTCGGCTCCGACGGCGAGGTCATCCGCTGCGTCGGCACGCTGGTCGACGTCACCGAGCAGAAGAAGGCCGAGGAGCGTCTGCTGCACGATGCCGTGCACGACAACTTGACCGGTCTGCCGAGCCGCGAGCTGTTCATGAACCGGCTTGACGCGGTGGTCTCCATCGCCAGGTCGGAAGACACGGTCCGGCCGACGATCTTCGTCATCGACATCGACCGCTTCAAACAGGTCAATGACGGCCTTGGCATCTCGGCTGGCGACACCATCCTGCTTACCATCGCCCGGCGCCTGCACCGGCTGCTGAAGCCGCGTGATTCACTGTGCCGGATGGGCGGCGACCAGTTCGCTCTGATGCTGCTCTCCGAGCAGGATCCGGCCCGCATCGCCAGCGTCGCCGAGGCGGTCAAGAAGGCGATCCAGACCCCGATCACCTTTGCCAAGCGCGAGATCGTCCTCACCGCCTCGATCGGCCTGATCAGCTGGACCGCTGCAGGCTCGACGGCGGAGGAGCTGGTGAAGGACGCCGAGCTCGCCATGCACCAGGCGAAGCGCTTCGGCGGCGACAGGATCGAGCCGTTCCGGCCGGCGTTCCGCACCGTCGGCACCGACCGGCTGCAGCTCGAATCCGACCTGCGCCGGGCCGTGGAGCGCAAGGAGATCACGCTGGCCTACCAGCCGATCGTCCGGCTCGAGGACCGGACCGTCGCCGGCTTCGAGGCGCTGCTGCGCTGGGAGCATCCGCGCCGCGGCATGATCCCGCCGTCAGACTTCATTCCCGTGGCGGAGAACTGCGGTCTCATCGTTCAGCTCGGCCTCTTCGCCATGCAGCAGGGGGCTGAGGACCTGGCCCTCTGGCAGAAGCAGACGACCGACGTGCCGCTGTTCCTCTCCGTCAACCTGTCCAGCCGGCAACTGCTGCGCCGCGACCTCGTCAGCGACGTCCGCTCGGTCGTGGCGCGCGCCAACCTGAAGCCGCGGAGCTTCCGCCTTGAGCTAACCGAGTCTTTGGTGATGGAGAACCCGGAGCAGGCGACACACGTACTCAACCGCCTCAAGAAGCTCGGGATCGGCCTCTCCCTCGACGATTTCGGGACCGGCTATTCGTCGCTCTCCTACCTGACCCGCTTCCCCTTCGACACGATCAAGATCGACAAGAGCTTTCTGGACGACAAGACGCCCAAGCGCACCGTGCTGGTGCGGTCCATGGTGAACATGGCGCATGAACTCGGCCTATCCGTGGTCGTTGAGGGCGTCGCCGACGAGAACGATGCGCTCGAACTCAGGCAGATGGGCTGCGAATACGGCCAGAGCTTCCTGTTCGGCGCGCCGATCAACGCCGACGCAGCATTGAAGCTGCTGAAAGACCAGTATCAGCCGGCAGATACATGA
- the rnhA gene encoding ribonuclease HI gives MKKVEIFTDGACSGNPGPGGWGAILRFNGTTKELSGGEAVTTNNRMELMAAIQALSALKEPVTVDLHTDSKYVMDGISKWIHGWKKNGWKTADRKPVKNGELWQALDEANRRHKVTWNWVKGHAGHIENERADELARLGMAPFKKGRNGAPGN, from the coding sequence ATGAAGAAAGTTGAAATCTTTACCGACGGAGCGTGCTCGGGCAATCCGGGGCCGGGCGGCTGGGGCGCCATCCTGCGCTTCAACGGCACGACCAAGGAGCTTTCCGGCGGCGAGGCCGTGACGACCAATAACCGCATGGAGCTGATGGCCGCCATCCAGGCGCTGTCAGCGCTGAAGGAGCCGGTGACGGTCGACCTTCACACCGACAGCAAATACGTCATGGACGGTATCTCGAAGTGGATCCATGGCTGGAAGAAGAACGGCTGGAAAACCGCCGACAGGAAGCCGGTGAAGAACGGCGAGCTCTGGCAGGCGCTGGACGAGGCCAACCGGCGTCACAAGGTCACCTGGAACTGGGTCAAGGGCCACGCCGGCCATATCGAGAACGAGCGCGCCGACGAGCTTGCGCGCCTGGGCATGGCGCCGTTCAAGAAGGGGCGGAATGGCGCGCCGGGCAACTGA
- a CDS encoding cytochrome c oxidase subunit 3, which yields MADTHAKNHDYHIIDPSPWPFLGSLGAFVMALGGVAYMQYLKGNEFNLFGVNIASPWIFVIGILLVLYTMFGWWSDTIKEAHQGHHTRVVSLHLRYGMIMFIASEVMFFVAWFWAFFDASLFPGDAEQVARTAYTGGVWPPKGIEVLDPFHLPLYNTIILLLSGTTVTWAHHALLHNDRKGLVWGLAITVALGVLFSFVQAYEYVYAPFAFKDSIYGATFFMATGFHGFHVFVGTIFLLVCLLRAMAGDFTPKQHFGFEAAAWYWHFVDVVWLFLFAAIYVWASSGATIAAGH from the coding sequence ATGGCAGACACACACGCCAAGAATCACGACTACCACATCATCGATCCGAGCCCTTGGCCCTTCCTTGGCTCCCTGGGCGCGTTCGTCATGGCGCTCGGCGGCGTCGCCTACATGCAGTATCTGAAGGGGAACGAGTTCAACCTCTTCGGGGTCAACATCGCCAGCCCCTGGATCTTCGTCATCGGCATCCTGCTCGTGCTCTACACGATGTTCGGCTGGTGGTCGGATACGATCAAGGAAGCTCATCAGGGACACCATACCCGCGTCGTGTCGCTGCACCTGCGCTACGGCATGATCATGTTCATCGCCTCCGAGGTGATGTTCTTCGTGGCCTGGTTCTGGGCTTTCTTCGACGCCAGCCTGTTCCCCGGCGATGCCGAGCAGGTTGCTCGTACTGCCTACACCGGCGGCGTCTGGCCTCCGAAGGGCATCGAGGTTCTCGATCCCTTCCATCTGCCGCTCTACAACACGATCATCCTGCTGCTGTCGGGCACCACCGTGACCTGGGCGCACCATGCGCTGCTGCACAACGACCGTAAGGGGCTGGTCTGGGGCCTCGCGATCACCGTGGCGCTCGGCGTGCTCTTCTCGTTCGTGCAGGCCTACGAGTACGTATACGCTCCGTTCGCCTTCAAGGACTCCATCTACGGCGCCACCTTCTTCATGGCGACCGGCTTCCACGGCTTCCACGTCTTCGTCGGCACCATCTTCCTGCTGGTCTGCCTGCTGCGGGCGATGGCTGGCGATTTCACGCCGAAGCAGCACTTCGGCTTCGAGGCCGCCGCCTGGTACTGGCACTTCGTCGACGTGGTGTGGCTGTTCCTGTTCGCCGCTATCTACGTCTGGGCTTCCTCTGGCGCGACGATTGCGGCCGGTCACTGA
- the ispH gene encoding 4-hydroxy-3-methylbut-2-enyl diphosphate reductase, which produces MLAPKPPLTIRLCQPRGFCAGVDRAIQIVVLALKKYGAPVYVRHEIVHNRYVVEGLQNLGAVFIEELHEIPADHRECPVVFSAHGVPKSVPADAQARQLFYLDATCPLVSKVHKQAMRHQRLGRHVLLVGHAGHPEVIGTMGQLPEGAVTLIETEADARSFAPADATALGFVTQTTLSVEDTAGIIRVLQERFPEMQAAAAESICYATTNRQEAVKETACGADLFLVVGAPNSSNSRRLVEVAERAGAKMSLLVQRASEIPWDDIGDIRVLGLSAGASAPEIIVDEIIDAFRSRFDVSVDLAVTATETEEFPVMRVLRDVELTSADMAFVNGTR; this is translated from the coding sequence ATGCTCGCTCCCAAACCTCCCCTGACGATCAGGCTCTGCCAGCCGCGCGGCTTCTGCGCCGGCGTCGACCGCGCGATCCAGATTGTCGTGCTTGCGCTAAAGAAGTACGGCGCGCCCGTCTATGTGCGCCACGAGATCGTGCACAACCGCTATGTGGTCGAAGGGCTGCAGAATCTCGGGGCGGTGTTCATCGAGGAACTGCACGAGATCCCGGCCGACCACCGCGAGTGCCCGGTCGTGTTCTCCGCCCATGGCGTTCCGAAATCCGTGCCGGCTGACGCGCAGGCACGCCAGCTCTTCTACCTCGACGCGACCTGCCCGCTAGTCTCGAAGGTCCACAAGCAGGCGATGCGTCATCAGCGGCTAGGCCGTCACGTCCTGCTGGTCGGCCACGCCGGTCATCCCGAGGTGATAGGCACCATGGGACAGTTGCCGGAGGGCGCGGTCACGCTGATCGAGACGGAAGCCGACGCCCGCAGCTTCGCGCCCGCCGATGCCACGGCGCTCGGTTTCGTCACCCAGACCACGCTTTCGGTCGAGGATACGGCAGGCATCATACGCGTCCTGCAGGAACGGTTCCCTGAGATGCAGGCGGCCGCGGCGGAATCGATCTGCTACGCGACGACCAACCGCCAGGAGGCGGTGAAGGAGACGGCCTGCGGGGCCGACCTGTTCCTGGTCGTGGGCGCGCCCAACTCCTCCAACTCGCGCCGCCTGGTCGAGGTTGCCGAGCGGGCAGGGGCCAAGATGTCCCTGCTGGTTCAGCGCGCATCAGAGATCCCGTGGGACGACATCGGCGACATCCGCGTCCTCGGCCTCTCCGCCGGGGCATCCGCGCCGGAGATCATCGTCGACGAGATCATCGACGCGTTCCGCAGCCGCTTCGACGTTTCCGTCGATCTCGCCGTCACGGCCACCGAGACGGAGGAGTTTCCGGTCATGCGCGTCCTGCGCGACGTGGAACTGACCTCCGCCGATATGGCGTTCGTGAACGGGACGAGGTGA
- a CDS encoding protein-disulfide reductase DsbD domain-containing protein, translated as MRLPLLSISLTLLAGSPVLASSSAWHEAEGVRLRLVTSGQADASGTLKGALQIDLHREWKTYWRDPGGSGVPPSIDISGSANIASLDIGYPAPTRFNDESGPWVGYKHSLALPVTFRLAAPTEPARIVAEVFIGVCETICIPVQARFEVDPASDPGNPEDAALVERAGAALPSAPQEDFGVELLSAGEDQLVVEAAFPGDAAAVDLFLAGTEGYSLGRPHKEIRDGKVTFAVPIIDRPAEKPVGAGLPYTLVTQAGAVAGSIPFP; from the coding sequence ATGCGCCTGCCGCTCCTCTCCATTTCGCTGACCCTGCTGGCCGGCTCGCCGGTGCTGGCGTCTTCAAGCGCGTGGCACGAAGCCGAGGGTGTGCGCCTTCGCCTTGTCACCAGCGGGCAGGCGGATGCGAGCGGAACGCTCAAGGGCGCGCTGCAGATCGACCTCCACCGGGAGTGGAAGACCTATTGGCGGGATCCAGGCGGATCCGGCGTTCCACCCAGCATCGACATCTCCGGTAGCGCGAACATCGCGTCGCTGGACATCGGATATCCTGCGCCGACGCGCTTCAACGACGAATCCGGCCCGTGGGTGGGCTACAAGCACTCCCTTGCATTGCCGGTGACGTTCCGTCTCGCAGCGCCCACTGAGCCCGCCAGGATCGTCGCCGAGGTCTTCATTGGCGTCTGTGAAACCATCTGTATCCCGGTGCAGGCTCGCTTCGAGGTCGACCCGGCGAGCGACCCCGGCAACCCTGAGGACGCAGCCCTGGTCGAACGGGCGGGAGCCGCGCTGCCGAGCGCCCCGCAGGAAGATTTCGGCGTGGAGCTGTTGTCGGCCGGCGAGGACCAACTCGTGGTGGAAGCGGCATTCCCCGGCGACGCCGCGGCCGTGGATCTCTTCCTCGCCGGAACCGAGGGCTACTCCCTCGGCCGACCCCACAAGGAGATCAGGGACGGCAAGGTCACCTTTGCGGTGCCGATCATAGATCGCCCGGCCGAGAAACCGGTTGGCGCGGGGCTTCCGTACACGCTCGTCACGCAGGCGGGCGCGGTCGCCGGCTCCATTCCCTTTCCATGA